In Rhodococcus qingshengii JCM 15477, the sequence CCAGAATCGCGGTGGTCACCACCATGATCAGGAAGACGATGAGGAACGCCAGCCAGCGCGGCACCCAGGTGTCGAGCATCTCGGCCAGGAAGAAAAAGAAGAAGAACGAACTGAACAGCAGAACCGTGAAGGCCAGGATGAAGAAGACGCTGCCCTGCAGACCCTTCTTGACCTCGCCCGTCACCTCGGCCTTGGCAAGTTCGACCTCGGCGCGCACGAGGGTGGAGACCTGTGCGGTCGCGTCCTTGACGAGGGCCCCGATGGTGGCCTCGCCCGGCGTGCGGGCGTCCACATCGGTGAGAGGGATGGAAGAGACCGTGTTCGGTACTCCATCTCCGGTGAAGCGCTGGCTCTCTCCGTTGGTCAAGCTCACTTGTCGACCTCTCCAGGTAGTTCTCTCGCGTCCGTGGCAATGGCGGTGGAAGCGTCGTCTCGAGCCGCATGAACTCGTCCACGTCGCCACAGCAGCGCTGATCCGATCAGCGATGCCACCAACGATGTCACGAGAACTGCGGCCTTCGCTATCTCGGCCTCGCTGCCATCGCCGACCCCGTCCAATGCGAGGTCTGCTACAAGCAGGCTAACGGTGAACCCGATGCCACCGAGAACTGAGAGGGCAAACATGTCTCTCAATTCCAGTGTCTTGGGTTTGGTTGCTATCCCCAATTTGATCGCGAGCAGGGAAATTCCGAAGATTCCGACGGTTTTGCCGACCAGAAGACCGACGACAACCGATTGCCCGACGGGGTCGGTGAAAATGTCGCCGAGCACCGCCGCGTTGATCGGAACACCGGAGGCGAACAGTGCGAAGACGGGGACACAGAAGCCTGCAGAGTAGGGCTGAATACGGTGCTCGAGACGGCTACCGGGCGCGTACTCCTCGTCCGGATCGCGCCTCACCCGGGTGAGTAAGCCGAGCGCGACGCCCGCGAGTGTGGCGTGTATCCCCGCTTCGTGCATCGCGTACCAGGTCAGTAGTGCCAGCGGGACGTAGAGGAACGGCGTCGTGATGCGTTTGTGTTGGGCGTAGGCGTAGGCAGCCAGGGCTGCGGCCGCGGTCAGCAGCCACAACATCGCGAGGGAACCGGTGAACAGTACGGCGATGAGGATGATCGCGAGCAGATCGTCGACGACGGCCAGGCTGAGCAGGAAAACTCGGGCGCTCGCCGGGATCTTCGAGCCGGTCAGCGCGAGCACGCCGAGGGCAAAAGCGATG encodes:
- a CDS encoding phage holin family protein; the protein is MSLTNGESQRFTGDGVPNTVSSIPLTDVDARTPGEATIGALVKDATAQVSTLVRAEVELAKAEVTGEVKKGLQGSVFFILAFTVLLFSSFFFFFFLAEMLDTWVPRWLAFLIVFLIMVVTTAILALLGYLRVRKLRAPEKTIESLKQAKNVIPGSHDDAKPSVDFNARR
- the nhaA gene encoding Na+/H+ antiporter NhaA, which codes for MHSMRHNVDHVHVCCIRIRLHEQRSSPRVISTLRSELSRYLRTETVGGSILLIAAALALIWVNSPFGESYIALRDFQIGPSALHLDLSLGTWAQDGLLAVFFFVAGLELKRELVVGELADRKAAMLPIIAACGGVLVPAIIAASIGFGTPGMDKGWAIPVATDIAFALGVLALTGSKIPASARVFLLSLAVVDDLLAIILIAVLFTGSLAMLWLLTAAAALAAYAYAQHKRITTPFLYVPLALLTWYAMHEAGIHATLAGVALGLLTRVRRDPDEEYAPGSRLEHRIQPYSAGFCVPVFALFASGVPINAAVLGDIFTDPVGQSVVVGLLVGKTVGIFGISLLAIKLGIATKPKTLELRDMFALSVLGGIGFTVSLLVADLALDGVGDGSEAEIAKAAVLVTSLVASLIGSALLWRRGRVHAARDDASTAIATDARELPGEVDK